A genomic region of Ochotona princeps isolate mOchPri1 chromosome 17, mOchPri1.hap1, whole genome shotgun sequence contains the following coding sequences:
- the MMD gene encoding monocyte to macrophage differentiation factor isoform X1, with the protein MRFNNRFQRYMNHRAPANGRYKPTCYEHAANCYTHAFLIVPAIVGSALLHRLSDDCWEKITAWIYGMGLCALFIVSTVFHIVSWKKSHLRTVEHCFHMCDRMVIYFFIAASYAPWLNLRELGPLASHMRWFIWLMAAGGTIYVFLYHEKYKLVELFFYLTMGFSPALVVTSMTNTDGLHELACGGLIYCLGVVFFKSDGIIPFAHAIWHLFVATAAAVHYYAIWKYLYRSPTDFMRHL; encoded by the exons ATGCGGTTCAACAATCGATTCCAGCG GTACATGAACCATCGAGCCCCAGCCAATGGCCGCTACAAACCAACATGTTATGAACATGCTGCTAACTGCTACACACATGCA TTCCTCATTGTTCCGGCCATCGTGGGCAGTGCCCTCCTGCATCGGCTGTCGGACGACTGCTGGGAAAAGATAACCGCATGGATTTACGGCATGGGCCTCTGCGCCCTCTTCATTGTTTCTACAGTATTTCACATTGTGTCATGGAAAAAGAGCCACCTAAG GACAGTGGAGCACTGCTTCCACATGTGTGACAGAATGGTCATCTATTTCTTCATTGCTGCTTCTTATGCTCCATG GTTAAACCTGCGGGAACTCGGaccactggcatctcacatgcgTTGGTTTATCTGGCTCATGGCAGCTGGAGGAACAATTTATGTATTCCTCTACCATGAAAA GTACAAGTTGGTTGAACTCTTTTTCTATCTCACAATGGGATTTTCTCCAGCCTTGGTGGTGACATCAATG ACTAACACCGATGGACTTCATGAACTTGCCTGTGGGGGCTTAATTTATTGCTTGGGAGTTGTGTTCTTCAAGAGCGATGGCATCATTCCATTTGCCCATGCCATCTGGCACCTGtttgtggccacagcagctgcggTGCATTATTATGCAATTTGGAAATACCTTTACCGAAGTCCTACGGACTTTATGCGACACTTATGA
- the MMD gene encoding monocyte to macrophage differentiation factor isoform X3: protein MRFNNRFQRYMNHRAPANGRYKPTCYEHAANCYTHAFLIVPAIVGSALLHRLSDDCWEKITAWIYGMGLCALFIVSTVFHIVSWKKSHLRTVEHCFHMCDRMVIYFFIAASYAPWLNLRELGPLASHMRWFIWLMAAGGTIYVFLYHEKYKLVELFFYLTMGFSPALVVTSMTERGEFCFPAFHH, encoded by the exons ATGCGGTTCAACAATCGATTCCAGCG GTACATGAACCATCGAGCCCCAGCCAATGGCCGCTACAAACCAACATGTTATGAACATGCTGCTAACTGCTACACACATGCA TTCCTCATTGTTCCGGCCATCGTGGGCAGTGCCCTCCTGCATCGGCTGTCGGACGACTGCTGGGAAAAGATAACCGCATGGATTTACGGCATGGGCCTCTGCGCCCTCTTCATTGTTTCTACAGTATTTCACATTGTGTCATGGAAAAAGAGCCACCTAAG GACAGTGGAGCACTGCTTCCACATGTGTGACAGAATGGTCATCTATTTCTTCATTGCTGCTTCTTATGCTCCATG GTTAAACCTGCGGGAACTCGGaccactggcatctcacatgcgTTGGTTTATCTGGCTCATGGCAGCTGGAGGAACAATTTATGTATTCCTCTACCATGAAAA GTACAAGTTGGTTGAACTCTTTTTCTATCTCACAATGGGATTTTCTCCAGCCTTGGTGGTGACATCAATG